Part of the Caulobacter sp. SL161 genome is shown below.
GGCGCGGTCGGTGGATCTTGAGATATGCGCCGATCTGATCGTAAAGCCCACCCAGGTCCGGCAGCACCAGGCGAAAGGGCTGGCGGCCAAAGTATGAGGAGCCGGCGTTTTTGAACGCGACGGCGGGGATGAAGGCCTCCCATCCGCCCTCTCGATCGTTCCAGCGCAGCTCGCCACACTTCAGCGTCTCCAGGCGCCGCTCGGAAGACGCGGGCGCGCCGCGCGGGCAAATCAGCAATTGGCGCAAGTTCTTTTGCCGGACGCCCAGGTGGAGCCCTAACCGCAACATCAGAAACGCCCGACAAGCCTCAGCCGCCGGCACTGGATAGCGGCGCGCGTTCGGCGCCCGCGCCAGCACCTCCTCCGTGATCTTTCGATGGGCCGCCAAAGGGCTATCGGCCTCAAGCGCCCAACCAACTCGGGCGTTTGCCGGACCCAGCCCGTCTCCCGCCGGGTAGGCGCGGCGCCGAGCATGAGCATCTCCGCTTCCCATTGGGTGTAGAAGCCCCGCCGACCCTGCCGCCACTGTAGGTACCAGTCCCATGCGGCCGGAAATACGAGCAAGGCGAACGTGAGCCGGTTCAGCGGCACGCCAGCGCCCGCGATCTCGCCAGCGGTCGCCGCCGCCAACGCGCCAAACATGAGGCCTAGGTGCTCGACCTTCTGCGAAGCCGTTTCCGAGCCCCACACGCCGGAACGCTGTAGACCGCGTGAGGTCAGCGCCGCGGTTTTGAAGGCCAGGAGACTGGCCATCTTCCGCTCCAACGCGATCGGGGCAGGCACTGTCCCCGCCTCCAGCTCGGCGTCAGGCTCAGCCAACTCGAAGCCGTCCTCACATGGGTCGTCCAGCGACGAAGCAAAGTCATTGCTGGCGCCAGAGAAGCGCACGGCGAAGCGCTGGCGCACGGCCGCCGCTTGATAGCGTCGGTACTCCGTCGACCCGGATACGATGACTGTTCGCACCCATTCCAGGATCTCTTCCCGCTTCGCCAAAGGAAGCTGATTGAAGTTGTCCGGCTGGTGCCATGCCAACCTCCGCCGCTCGGCGGTCGTCAGGCCGGGCAAGCGATGGTTGGCCACCGCGCGCCCCGATGGCGGGATCTTCGCCCGGAAATAGCCAGCTGGAAGATCGTACCGCGCCTCGATCCGCTCCAGCGCCCGTAAGCTCTGAAAGCTCTGGTCGTGCGCACGAGGGCGGGCGGTGCGGACCGTGATTAGCCAGGACCAGAACACGGTCTACCAGGCTGAGGGCCTCGTCGACATCGTGTGTGACCAGCAGGACGGCGGGCCTGTGCCGTCGCCAGAGGTCCAGAACCAGATCATACATCTTGGGGCGCGTCAGCGCGTCTAGCGCCGCAAAGGGTTTGTCGAGGAGCAGCAGTTGTGGTTCGCGGAAAAGGGCCCGCGCCAGGGCGACCCGCTGGGCTTCGCCGCCCGACAGGGTCGCGGGCCAGGCCCCCTTGCGATGGGCAAGACCGACTTCCTCAAGTGCGGCATTGGCCCTGCCGGCCGCGTCAGAGGCTCTCAAGCCTAGCCGCACATTGGCCTCGGCCCGTCGCCAGGGCAGCAGGCGCGGTTCCTGAAGCACAATGGCGCGCCGGACGGGTGTCACAACGGTTTCGGCCGGGGCCGGATCGAGGCCCGCCAAGGGGCCGCAGCAGGGTCGTCTTGCCTGAGCCGCTGGCCCCGAGAAGGGCGACAAGCTCGCCTTCGGCAATTTCGAGATCCAGACCGTCGAGGACGATCTGGTCACCGAAGGCCTTGGTGAAACCCCGGACCTTGACGGGGCTGGGGCGCGTGGGCTCCGGAACCGGAGCGGTGCGATGGATGACAGGCGCAACGGCGAGGGACATGGTTCGGGTCCTCCTCAGGCGGATCGATCGCCGCCTCGCCCCAGCGGGAGAGGCCCGCCGACAGGGCCAGGGTCGATCCCGCAAGAACGCTCAGCGACAGGCCGGCAGCGATCCAATGCCTCACATCGATGGGGCCTGAGCCCAGTTTGGGCCGTCCGTCAAAGCGCCACCACCCTTGTCGAGACAGAGCGACAGACCAGCTTGATGTCGAGATAGTCGTCGACGCCCAGATGGGACCCTTCTCGGCCGAGCCCGGATTCCTTGATCCCCCCAAAGGGCGCGACCTCGGTGGAAATCAGGCCCGTATTGAGACCGACCATGCCGTAGGCCAGTGCTTCGCTGACCCGGGTGCTGCGGTCCAGGTCACGGGTGAAGAGGTAGGCCGCCAGGCCGGCGGTCGTGTCGTTGGCCAGGGCGATGGCCTCGGCCTCGGTGCGAAACCGCACCAGTCCCGCGACAGGCCCGAAGGTCTCCTCGCGACAAAGAAGCGCTTTAGGGTCAACGTCGGCCAGCACCGTGGGCTGGTGAAACGCGCCTGGCCCTTCCAGCGGTTGACCGCCGACCATGACCCTGGCGCCGCCCGCCAGCGCGTCGCCGATATGGTCGCGCACCTTGCCGAGCGCTGCGGCGTTGATCAAAGGCCCCTGATCGGTCGGCCCCTCGAGGCCCGCGCCGACCACCAGTTTCCCGACCCGTTCGGCCAGACGCCTCGCGAAATCCTCGTAGACGCCCTCCTGCACCAGGAAGCGATTGGCGCATACGCAGGTTTGTCCGGTGTTGCGGAACTTCGACGCGATCGCGCCCTCGACCGCCGCGTCAAGATCGGCGTCGTCGAACACGATGAAGGGGGCGTTGCCGCCCAGCTCCAGAGACACTCTCTTGACCGTCTCCACGCAACGGGCCGCGAGCAGCTTGCCCACCCGGGTCGATCCGGTGAACGTGAACTTGCGAACGCGCGGATCGCCGGTCAGCACCTCGCCGATCGGCGCGGCCTGCCCGGTCACCACGTTGAAGACGCCAGCGGGCACGCCCGCGCGCTCGGCGAGGCGCGCCAGGGCCAAGGCCGAAAGCGGGGTCAGTTCCGACGGTTTCAGCACCATGGTGCAGCCGACGGCCAGAGCCGGACCGGCCTTGCGCGTGATCATCGCGAGAGGGAAGTTCCAGGGCGTGACCGCCGCCACGACGCCGACGGGGGCGCGCGACACGACCAGGCGCATGTCCGGGCGATGCGGCGTCAGCACTTCGCCCTGCACACGGCGCGCCTCTTCGGCGAACCACTCCAGGAAGCCAGCAGCGTAAACGACCTCGCCCTTAGCCTCGGCGAGCGGCTTTCCCTGCTCGGCGGTCAGGATCACGGCAAGATCATCGGCGTTGGCGATCATCAGATCGGCCCAGCGCCTGAGGATCGCGCTGCGCTCTTTCGCCGATCGGGCGCCCCAGGCCGTCAGCGCCGCATGGGCCGCGCTGACGGCCTCTTCCGTCTCTGCGGCGCCAAGGTCAGCCACGTCAGCGAGGTGCGTGTCATCCGCTGGATTGCGAACGGGAATACGGCTGGACGCTCCGCGCCATGCGCCGGCGATGAGGCCATCCTCCCGAAGCAGGTCGGCGTCTTTCAGGGTCAGGGGAGCCATCAGACGCTCATCGCCTCTCGCAGGGCCGCCTCAAGCAGGTTCAGGCCTTCCTCGAGGACCTCGTCCTCGATGGTCAGCGGCGGCAGCAGGCGGATGGCCTGCCCCGTGGCCCCGCAGGTCAGAACGATCAGACCCCGTTCCAGCGCCTTGGCGCAGATGAGCTTGGCGCGGGCGGGGTCCATGCCGCCCGCTTGGCGGTCCGCCAGAACATCGAAGCCGATCATCGCCCCAAGACCCCGCGCCGGGCCGATCGGCGCCAAGGTCTGATCGAGCGCGAAGCTCGCCAGCCGCGCCTGGATACGCGCACCGATCACCTCGGCGCGGGCGGCGAGCTTCTCATCGGCGATCACGTCCAGGACGGCCAGGCCTGCGGCGCAGCCGATCGGCGAGCCGCCATAGGTGCCGCCCAGACCGCCCGGATCCACCGCGTCCATGATCCGGGCGCGGCCGATCAGGCCCGAGAGCGGGAAGCCGCCGCCCAACGCCTTGGCCACCGTGATCAGATCGGGCTGGACGCCGGAATGCTCGATCGCCAGGAGCTTGCCGGTCCGGGCGAAGCCGGTCTGGATCTCATCGGCGATCAGCAGGATGCCGTGCTGATCGCAAAGCGCCCGCAGAGCGCGGAGAAGCTCGGGCGGCGCGACATGGAAACCGCCTTCGCCTTGAATGGGCTCGATGATGATCGCCGCGACGTCGCTCGGATCCAGATCCGCAGCGAAAAGCAGATCCAGTGCGCGCAGGCTGTCTTCAACCGAGGCCCCGCCGGGGGTCGGGAACGGCGCGTGAAAGACGCCGCCCGGCATCGGACCAAAGGCGCGCTTGTAGGGCGCGACCTTGCCGGTCATGGCCGAGGCGAACAGAGTCCGGCCATGGAAACCGCCAACGAAGGCGATCACCGCCGAACGCTTGGTGGCCGCGCGCGCGACCTTGATCGCGTTCTCGGTCGCCTCGGCCCCGGTCGTGAAGAAGATCGTCTTGGCCGCCTCATCGAAGGGCGCGAGTCTGTTGAGACGCTCTGCCAGCGCGACGTAGCTCTCATAGGGCGCCACCTGGAAGGCCGTGTGGCTGAACTGTTCGAGCTGACGGCCGACAGCCGCCAGGACACGCGGGTGGCGGTGGCCGACATTGAGCACCGCGATGCCGGTGGCGAAGTCGACATAGCGACGCCCCTCCACGTCCCAGAGCAACGCGTTCTCCGCGCGGTCGGCGTAGACGGCCGTGGCCGAGCCCACGCCACGCGGCACCGCAGCGTCTCGGCGGGCGGCAAGATCTTGATTGGAAGCCATGGTCTGATCCGTCTGATCGTGCGGTTTTACGTTCTGTAGGCCTTACTGAGGCGACGGCGGCGCACGTGACAGACGACAAACGCGGCGCTATTGGTGACTCCAGGTCACCGCAGGAATCCCCCGTGACAGCCCGTCTCCGCGTGCTCCCCCCGTTCGCCGCTTTGCGCGCCTTCGAGGCGTTCGGGCGTACCGGCGGCGTCCGTCGGGCGGCGGAGGACCTGGGGGTCAGCCACGCGATCGTCAGCCGTCACCTGCGCACACTGGAAGCCGCTCTTGGGGTGATGTTGATCGACCGAGAGCGCGGCGTCATGACGCCCGCAGGCGTCGACTACTTCCAGGCGGTTGCGAGCGCTCTGGACCAGCTCAACGGCGCGACGGTCTCGGCCATGCGCTCAGCCGGCGCCCGGCTGGAGGTCTGGTGCGTCCCAGGATTCGCGTCGCAATGGCTGAACGGCCATCTCGCCGACTTCCGCCTCGCCAATCCTGCGGTCTTGGTGGATCTGCGCCCATCGGAAACAGCGGCTGTGATCACCCATATGCAGGCCGACGCCGACATCCGGTTTGTGCGCGACGCGGACGCGCGACCGCCGGGTCCGGAAGTCCGCGCCCTGACGCTGGCGCGTCCCGACATGTTCCCCGTCGCCAGTCCCGCTCTCGCGGCTCGGCTGGGGGCGGGATTGAACCGGGTCGAAGACCTTCTGGCCGCCCCTCTGCTCCATGAAGAGAACGACGCCGACTGGCGCGCATGGTTCGCGGCCCATGGGGTGGAGCGTCCGATGCCCGCGCCGGCGGCCCGGCTTTGGCAGGCGCATCTGGCGTTGGGCGCCGCGCGCGAAGGTCAGGGCGTGGCCTTGACCAATATCTTCCTGGCCCGGAACGACTTGGCGGCGGGCACGCTCGTCCCCTTGTGCGCCGATGGCCAGGCCCTTCGCGCGCCGATCGGGACCTATGTTCTGAAGGCGCGCGCCGACCGTTGGACAAGCAACAGCCTCGCCCGCTTCCGCCGCTGGCTGGCGAAGGCGTGCGAGGCTGAGGTGGCGGCGACGTCTAGGTAAGGGCGACGCCGACCGACTTGAGCTCGGTATAGAGCTCGATGGCGCTCCAGCCCATTTCGCGTCCCCAGCCCGACTGCTTGAAGCCGCCGAACGGCAGCGCCGGATCAACAACATGGTGGGTGTTGACGCCCACCGTTCCGGCCTTGAGGCGCGCGGCGATCAGGTGGGCCCGACTGACGTCGCGCGTATAGACGCTGGCCGCCAGCCCATAGATGCTGTCGTTGGCTTGGCGGATGACCTCGTCCAGGCCGTGGTCATCGAACGTCGCCACGACCAGCACCGGTCCGAAGATCTCTTCCCTGACCACCGTCATGTCCGGGGTCGTATGGGTCAGGATCGTCGGCTCCACGAAATAGCCGCGCTCGCCGCGCCGGCCGCCGCCGCAGAGCAGCCTGGCGCCCTGAGCCTGGCCGGCGGCGATGTGACCCATCACCTTGTCGAACTGCTCCTGGGAGACGAGCGGGCCGATCTGGGTGTCGGGATCCAGACCCGGACCGATCTTCAGGGCCCCGGCGTGCTCGGCCAGACCCTTGAGGATGGCGTCCGCGACCTTGGCGTGGACGTAGAGCCGCGTTCCCGCCGTGCAGGTCTGGCCCATGTTGTGGAAGATGCCCGAGGCGACGGCGGGGATCGTTCGCTCCAGATCGGCGTCATCCAGCACGATCATCGGCGACTTGCCGCCCAGCTCCAGCGAGACCTTCTTGAGGTTGCCCTCGGCGGCCCGAAGGATCTTCTTGCCGACTTCGGTCGAGCCGGTGAAGGCCACCTTGTCGACCAGGGGGTGAGCGGCGAGCGCGGCGCCCGCCTCCTCGCCAAGCCCGGTCACCACATTGAAGACGCCCTTGGGAAATCCGGCCTGCTCGACCAACTCGGCCAAGCGCAGCACGGTCAGCGGCGTCTGCTCGGCGGGCTTGAGGATGATCGTGCACCCGGCGGCCAGCGCCGGCGCGACCTTCCAGATCGCCATCATCAGCGAGAAGTTCCAGGGCACGATCTGGCCGCACACGCCGACGGGCTCGCGCAAGGTGTAGGCGTGGAAGGCCGACGGCGAGGACAACGGAATGGTCTCGCCGGTGATCTTCGTGCTCCAGCCCGCCATGTAGCGCAGAAGCTCATGGCAGAAGGCGACGTCGCCCCAGCGCGCGTCGGTGACGGGCTTGCCGTTGTCGAGGGCCTCAAGCTCGGCCAGCTCGTCAGCGTGCTGTTCGACGAGGTCGCCCAGCCGCCAGACCAGCTTGCCGCGATCGGCGGGGCTCATGCTCCGCCAAGGGCCGTCATCGAACGCGACCCGCGCCGCGCGAACCGCTCGGTCGATCTCGGCGGCGCCCGCCCGGGGGACGGTGGCGAACACCTCGCCGGTCGACGGGTCGAGCACCTCGATACGCGCTTCGAGGTCTTCCCAGGCTCCGTCGATATAGAGTCCTCGACGGCGCTCAAGGAAGGCGCGCGCGGCGTCCCCCAGGCGGGACAGTGAAGTGTGTGAAACCGTCATCAGGAAACCGCCGAGGAAGAGAGATTGCGGCGTTGCGCCAGCCAGATGCCGACAACCAGGCCCACCAGCGTCCACGCCGCGCCGAGGACTATGGCCAGCTTGCTCATGCCGCTCAGCACAGCGCCGACCACCACCATGCCCACCAGCGGAGCAGCCCAGTGCAGCAGGATGTTGTGTGAGCGCTTTTGCAGGCCAAACCGCACCAGCACGCACAGGTGCAGAAGCAGGAACCCGAGTAGCGCGCCGAAATTGACCAGTGACGCCAACTCGTCGAGATGATCACGCATGATCAGCGCCACGACGCATGAGACGATGCTGGCTAGCGCCATCGCCACCCAGGGGGTGCCGTACTTGGGGTGAACCTTGGCCATGAACGCCGGCAACTGGCGATCACGGCTCATGGCGAACAGCATCCGCGCCACGCCGACCTGCATCGGCAAGGCGTTGGTGAAGCCGACCACGATCGCATAGGTCCAGGCGATGAGGATCGCCACCCAGGGCGCAATGCGCTGGGCCGTCAGCTCATACGTGCCCGCCGCGGCGTCCTTCACGACCAGCCCTTGCATCAGGCTGCCCAGAATCCAGGTGGTGCAGACAAAGAGCGCCGTCGCCGCCAGGAGTGAGGTCAGGATCGCCCGGCCCATGGTCTTGCCGGTCGGGTCCTTCGTTTCTTCGGCCAGGGTCGAGACGGCGTCGAAGCCCAGGAACGACATGATGCAGATGGAGGTGGCCGCGAAGATGGCCGTCATTGAGAACTGTTCGGGATTGTAGAAGGGTTTGATCGACAGCCCCCCCGCGCCCTGGCCGTGGAACAGCGCCACCAGGGCCGCGACCAGCACGATGGCGACCACGGCGGTCTGGGCGATGACCGAGAAAATGTTCACGCGGGAGGTGGTTTTGACGCCGAACCAGTTGATGCAGAAGGTCGTCAGGACCAGCAGAACGATCCACACGCCGCGATCGACGCCCGGGATCAGCTGCGATAGGGCCACGGCGATCAGCACATAGACCACCGCCGGGATCAGCAGGTAGTCGAGCAGGATCAGCCAGCCGCCGACGAAGCCGACGAAGTCGCCGAGCACCTCCCGTGCGAACCCGTAGACCGAACCGGCCGAGCGCACCTCGCGCGTCATGACTGCGTAGCTGTTCGCTGTGAACAGCATGCACAGCCCGCCGACCAGGTAAGTCAACGCGATCAGTCCGTTAGACTCGGCCCAGACAAAGCCCAGCGTGCTGAGCGGCGCGATCGGCGCGATGTAGGCGAGGCCATAGGCGACGAGGTCCGTAAAGCCCAGGCGCCGCTGAAGCGCCGCCCCTTCCGGCTTGAGTTCCGAAGTCGCCTCGCTCATGAGCGCAACAGGGCCGGAGCGGCCTCCTCCAGGCTCTCGTGCAGGACGTCGATGACGGTATCGACCTCGGCGCGGCCGAAGGTCAGCGGCGGCGACAGGACGATGATGTTTCCGATCGGACGCACGATCACGCCGCGGCGTCTGGCCGCTTCAAAGACCTTGTGCGCCGCGCCGACCTCGGCGTCGAAGCCCTGCTTGGTCGCGCGGTCGCTGACCAGTTCGATCCCCGCCATCAGGTGGCTGCCTCGCACATCGCCCACCGCTTCGTGGCGGAGCAGTTCGCCAAGGCGCTGCTGCAGGTAGGGCCCGACGTCGCGGACGTTCTCGAGCGTGTTTTCGCGTCGCATGATCTCGATGGTCTTGAGGGCGGCGGCGCAGGAGACCGGATGGCCGCTGTAGGTGAAGCCATGCGAAAGCACGCCCCCCGGCCCCTGGGGCACGCTGATCACGTCATAGATCTGCTTGGAGAAAATGGCGGCGCCTAGCGGGCAATAGCCCGAGGAGATGCCCTTGGCGCTCACGATGACGTCAGGAACGTGCCCGAACTCGGCTTCGGACGCAAACCACTGGCCCAGCCGCCCGAAGGCCGTAACGACCTCGTCGGCGATGTAGAGGATGTCGTTGGCCTTGCAGAGCGCGTGCACGCGGGCGTGATAGCCGCGCGGCGCCACGAGAACGCCGCCGGCGCCCATGATCGGCTCGGCGATGAAGGCGGCGACATTGTCGGCGCCCAGCTGCTCGATCCGCGCCGCCAGTTCGTCGACGAGATAGTCACAGTAGGCGTCCTCATCCAGCCCGTCGGGGCGCCGGTAGAGGTTCGCCGCCGAGACATGATGCACGACGTCTTGGGCGATCTTGTCGAAGCCCATGTGGGTGGCGTGGATACCGGTCAGCGTCGCGCCGAAGTAGGTGGACCCATGATAGGCGTAGTTGCGGGAGATGATCT
Proteins encoded:
- a CDS encoding ATP-binding cassette domain-containing protein, translated to MSLAVAPVIHRTAPVPEPTRPSPVKVRGFTKAFGDQIVLDGLDLEIAEGELVALLGASGSGKTTLLRPLGGPRSGPGRNRCDTRPARHCASGTAPAALATGRGQCAARLESL
- a CDS encoding NAD-dependent succinate-semialdehyde dehydrogenase, translated to MAPLTLKDADLLREDGLIAGAWRGASSRIPVRNPADDTHLADVADLGAAETEEAVSAAHAALTAWGARSAKERSAILRRWADLMIANADDLAVILTAEQGKPLAEAKGEVVYAAGFLEWFAEEARRVQGEVLTPHRPDMRLVVSRAPVGVVAAVTPWNFPLAMITRKAGPALAVGCTMVLKPSELTPLSALALARLAERAGVPAGVFNVVTGQAAPIGEVLTGDPRVRKFTFTGSTRVGKLLAARCVETVKRVSLELGGNAPFIVFDDADLDAAVEGAIASKFRNTGQTCVCANRFLVQEGVYEDFARRLAERVGKLVVGAGLEGPTDQGPLINAAALGKVRDHIGDALAGGARVMVGGQPLEGPGAFHQPTVLADVDPKALLCREETFGPVAGLVRFRTEAEAIALANDTTAGLAAYLFTRDLDRSTRVSEALAYGMVGLNTGLISTEVAPFGGIKESGLGREGSHLGVDDYLDIKLVCRSVSTRVVAL
- the gabT gene encoding 4-aminobutyrate--2-oxoglutarate transaminase: MASNQDLAARRDAAVPRGVGSATAVYADRAENALLWDVEGRRYVDFATGIAVLNVGHRHPRVLAAVGRQLEQFSHTAFQVAPYESYVALAERLNRLAPFDEAAKTIFFTTGAEATENAIKVARAATKRSAVIAFVGGFHGRTLFASAMTGKVAPYKRAFGPMPGGVFHAPFPTPGGASVEDSLRALDLLFAADLDPSDVAAIIIEPIQGEGGFHVAPPELLRALRALCDQHGILLIADEIQTGFARTGKLLAIEHSGVQPDLITVAKALGGGFPLSGLIGRARIMDAVDPGGLGGTYGGSPIGCAAGLAVLDVIADEKLAARAEVIGARIQARLASFALDQTLAPIGPARGLGAMIGFDVLADRQAGGMDPARAKLICAKALERGLIVLTCGATGQAIRLLPPLTIEDEVLEEGLNLLEAALREAMSV
- a CDS encoding LysR substrate-binding domain-containing protein, with product MTARLRVLPPFAALRAFEAFGRTGGVRRAAEDLGVSHAIVSRHLRTLEAALGVMLIDRERGVMTPAGVDYFQAVASALDQLNGATVSAMRSAGARLEVWCVPGFASQWLNGHLADFRLANPAVLVDLRPSETAAVITHMQADADIRFVRDADARPPGPEVRALTLARPDMFPVASPALAARLGAGLNRVEDLLAAPLLHEENDADWRAWFAAHGVERPMPAPAARLWQAHLALGAAREGQGVALTNIFLARNDLAAGTLVPLCADGQALRAPIGTYVLKARADRWTSNSLARFRRWLAKACEAEVAATSR
- a CDS encoding aldehyde dehydrogenase family protein; translated protein: MTVSHTSLSRLGDAARAFLERRRGLYIDGAWEDLEARIEVLDPSTGEVFATVPRAGAAEIDRAVRAARVAFDDGPWRSMSPADRGKLVWRLGDLVEQHADELAELEALDNGKPVTDARWGDVAFCHELLRYMAGWSTKITGETIPLSSPSAFHAYTLREPVGVCGQIVPWNFSLMMAIWKVAPALAAGCTIILKPAEQTPLTVLRLAELVEQAGFPKGVFNVVTGLGEEAGAALAAHPLVDKVAFTGSTEVGKKILRAAEGNLKKVSLELGGKSPMIVLDDADLERTIPAVASGIFHNMGQTCTAGTRLYVHAKVADAILKGLAEHAGALKIGPGLDPDTQIGPLVSQEQFDKVMGHIAAGQAQGARLLCGGGRRGERGYFVEPTILTHTTPDMTVVREEIFGPVLVVATFDDHGLDEVIRQANDSIYGLAASVYTRDVSRAHLIAARLKAGTVGVNTHHVVDPALPFGGFKQSGWGREMGWSAIELYTELKSVGVALT
- a CDS encoding APC family permease → MSEATSELKPEGAALQRRLGFTDLVAYGLAYIAPIAPLSTLGFVWAESNGLIALTYLVGGLCMLFTANSYAVMTREVRSAGSVYGFAREVLGDFVGFVGGWLILLDYLLIPAVVYVLIAVALSQLIPGVDRGVWIVLLVLTTFCINWFGVKTTSRVNIFSVIAQTAVVAIVLVAALVALFHGQGAGGLSIKPFYNPEQFSMTAIFAATSICIMSFLGFDAVSTLAEETKDPTGKTMGRAILTSLLAATALFVCTTWILGSLMQGLVVKDAAAGTYELTAQRIAPWVAILIAWTYAIVVGFTNALPMQVGVARMLFAMSRDRQLPAFMAKVHPKYGTPWVAMALASIVSCVVALIMRDHLDELASLVNFGALLGFLLLHLCVLVRFGLQKRSHNILLHWAAPLVGMVVVGAVLSGMSKLAIVLGAAWTLVGLVVGIWLAQRRNLSSSAVS
- a CDS encoding aminotransferase; its protein translation is MTANSAAAAWRQDLEHFIHPYTDFATFRPAGSQVISRSAGVTVFDGDGRGYLDSIAGLWCVNLGHGRQEIADAMAQQASTLAYFNTFGHSTNEPAALLAGEIAALTPGDLNHVFYTTGGSTANDTAVRLVHFYFNQLGKPKKKKIISRNYAYHGSTYFGATLTGIHATHMGFDKIAQDVVHHVSAANLYRRPDGLDEDAYCDYLVDELAARIEQLGADNVAAFIAEPIMGAGGVLVAPRGYHARVHALCKANDILYIADEVVTAFGRLGQWFASEAEFGHVPDVIVSAKGISSGYCPLGAAIFSKQIYDVISVPQGPGGVLSHGFTYSGHPVSCAAALKTIEIMRRENTLENVRDVGPYLQQRLGELLRHEAVGDVRGSHLMAGIELVSDRATKQGFDAEVGAAHKVFEAARRRGVIVRPIGNIIVLSPPLTFGRAEVDTVIDVLHESLEEAAPALLRS